Proteins from a single region of Pyrus communis chromosome 6, drPyrComm1.1, whole genome shotgun sequence:
- the LOC137736471 gene encoding phosphate transporter PHO1 homolog 10-like produces the protein MKFGKDFKKQMVPEWAEAYMDYNGLKRILRELREYKRNKYSVTPSKDFERGRSPPHRTISGIELQSGSLRSNGDIEDQVIDVNTLQGDGCREVYKTKFLRQSEEGGDIEATFFRKLDQELNKVNTFYNDKVEEVKKEANNLDKQMEALVALRLKVKKLDQYGSRSKRHNNSAVHLTSNKSSADDNLENEPIGLASGLQVNEEHRREPSTGGSEVNPNHVKNSSSDGRELLKTYTQKEDPMEVLEHVRITNTLESPISTIKGVFKDTREEELSFDKEELKRVEERLRAAFIQFYHQLQLLKHYSFMNLSAFSKIMKKYEKIASRRAARSYMLIVDNSNVGSSDEVTNLLERVETTFIQKFSYSNRREGMKSLRPKAKRERHSVTFFSGFFSGCSIALLVAIVLRIEARKLLDKEEGAEYVENIFPLYSLFGYITLHMLMYAADIYFWRRYRVNYAFIFGFKKGTELGYREVFLLATGLAVLSLGGFLANLHLDLSAEKYKTVTELVPLGLLALVIAITFCPFKIIYHSSRFFFIGSLFRCTCAPLYPETFPDFFLADQLTSQVQALRSFVLYVCYYGLGESSRRQSKCRSHGLYNTLYFIIAVVPFWMRFLQCIRRFCDEKDVKYICNGLKYLSTIVAVIIRTVYEMKKGKTSWMVLALISSAVATTMNTYWDIVMDWGLLRKTSKNKYLRDRLVVPHKIVYFAAMVLNVVLRLAWMQLVLEFKLRTVNKMTITTNEHLNNVGQYRAFKSVPLPFSYYDEDADKDD, from the exons ATGAAATTCGGCAAAGATTTCAAGAAACAAATGGTGCCTGAGTGGGCGGAAGCCTACATGGATTACAATGGTCTCAAGAGGATACTAAGGGAGCTCAGAGAATACAAGCGAAACAAGTACTCCGTAACACCCTCCAAAGACTTTGAGCGGGGACGTTCTCCCCCGCACAGAACCATCAGTGGGATTGAGCTACAATCTGGCAGTCTCCGGAGCAACGGAGATATCGAGGACCAAGTAATCGATGTCAACACATTGCAGGGAGACGGTTGCAGAGAGGTTTACAAGACCAAGTTTCTGAGGCAATCCGAAGAAGGAGGAGATATTGAGGCGACATTCTTCCGAAAACTCGATCAAGAGCTCAACAAAGTCAATACCTTTTATAATGATAAAGTGGAGGAGGTGAAGAAAGAAGCAAATAATCTGGATAAGCAAATGGAGGCTTTGGTTGCACTGAGATTAAAAGTCAAGAAGCTTGATCAATACGGCTCTCGTTCAAAGAGACATAACAATTCTGCAGTACACCTGACAAGTAATAAGTCAAGTGCAGATGACAACTTAG AAAATGAGCCTATTGGTTTGGCATCTGGATTGCAAGTAAATGAGGAGCATCGACGAGAACCAAGCACTGGTGGTTCAGAAGTCAATCCGAACCATGTCAAGAATTCTAGTAGTGACGGAAGAGAGTTATTGAAAACCTATACCCAAAAAGAAGATCCTATGGAGGTTCTTGAGCATGTGAGGATTACCAATACGCTTGAATCTCCAATATCGACCATAAAAGGTGTTTTCAAGGACACTAGGGAAGAAGAGTTGAGCTTTGATAAAGAGGAGCTGAAGAGAGTGGAAGAACGTTTAAGAGCTGCGTTCATTCAATTTTACCACCAGCTTCAACTGCTAAAGCACTACAG TTTTATGAACCTCTCAGCATTTTCGAAGATTATGAAAAAATATGAGAAG ATTGCATCAAGGAGAGCGGCCAGATCATACATGCTAATAGTAGACAACTCTAATGTTGGCAGTTCTGATGAG GTCACTAACCTGTTGGAGAGAGTGGAGACTACCTTCATACAAAAATTTTCATACTCAAATCGCAGGGAAGGTATGAAGTCACTGAGGCCAAAAGCTAAAAGAGAAAGGCACAGTGTAACATTCTTCTCCG GTTTCTTTTCTGGCTGCTCAATTGCACTACTGGTAGCTATTGTTTTAAGAATTGAAGCTCGAAAACTACTGGATAAGGAGGAGGGTGCAGAGTACGTGGAAAACATTTTCCCACTTTACAG TTTATTTGGATACATCACTCTACATATGCTCATGTATGCTGCAGATATATATTTCTGGAGGCGTTATCGGGTCAACTATGCCTTTATATTTGGTTTCAAGAAAGGAACGGAGCTGGGCTACCGCGAAGTTTTTCTCCTTGCCACTGGTCTTGCAGTACTTTCATTGGGTGGTTTCCTGGCAAACTTACACTTGGACTTGAGTGCTGAAAAATACAAGACAGTGACAGAATTGGTTCCCTTGGGTTTACTTGCT TTGGTAATTGCCATCACCTTCTGCCCTTTCAAAATTATATACCATTCAAGTCGTTTCTTCTTCATTGGATCCTTGTTCCGCTGCACATGCGCCCCTCTTTACCCG gagACATTTCCAGACTTTTTCTTGGCAGATCAGCTTACAAGCCAG GTGCAAGCGCTGAGGAGTTTTGTGTTATACGTTTGCTACTACGGTTTGGGAGAATCTTCAAGGAGGCAAAGCAAGTGCCGTAGCCACGGTCTCTACAATACGTTATATTTCATTATTGCTGTCGTACCATTTTGGATGCGCTTCCTACAG TGCATTCGTCGATTCTGTGATGAGAAGGATGTGAAGTACATTTGCAATGGTTTAAAGTACTTATCAACAATCGTTGCAGTTATTATACGAACTGTTTATGAAATGAAAAAGGGAAAGACATCCTGGATGGTGTTAGCTTTGATTAGCTCAGCTGTCGCAACGACAATGAATACGTATTGGGACATTGTAATGGACTGGGGCCTTCTGCGAAAGACATCAAAGAACAAGTATTTGAGAGATAGACTTGTAGTTCCACACAAGATCGTATACTTTGCAGCCATG GTCTTGAATGTGGTATTGAGACTTGCTTGGATGCAGTTGGTGTTGGAATTTAAATTGCGTACCGTTAATAAAATGACAATAACAACT AACGAGCActtgaacaatgtaggccagTACCGCGCTTTCAAGTCAGTCCCTCTTCCTTTCAGTTACTACGATGAGGACGCCGACAAGGATGACTAA
- the LOC137737045 gene encoding serine/threonine-protein kinase VIK-like, whose amino-acid sequence MSSDASDSSGGGSASTADKDKRKEKEKARASTSLMLWHAHNNDGVAVRKLLEEDSSLVHAHDYDNRTPLHAASLHGWIDVANCLIEYGADVNAQDRWKNTPLADAEGAKKQTMIELLKSNGGLSYGHNGSHFEPKPVPPPLPSKRDWEIEPSELDFTNSLTIGKGSFGEILKAHWRGTQVAVKRIRSSLSGDRMVIQDFRHEVDLLVKFHHPNIVQFLGAVTEKKPLMLITEYLRGGDLHQYLKEKGALSPTTAINFALDIARGMAYLHNEPNVIVHRDLKPRNVLLVNSNADHLKIADFGLSKLVKVQDSHDVYKMTGETGTYRYMAPEVFKHQRYDRKVDVFSFAMILYEMLEGKQPLSDYEAYEAAKYVAKGHRPSFHGKGHTPELKELIEQCWSADVNQRPSFLEIIKKLEKVKEKVVQAEHHWHIFNA is encoded by the exons ATGAGCTCCGACGCTTCCGACTCGTCCGGCGGAGGTAGTGCTTCGACGGCCGACAAGGACAAgcggaaggagaaggagaaggccCGAGCCAGCACCTCCCTGATGCTCTGGCACGCCCACAACAACGACGGCGTCGCCGTCCGCAAGCTCCTCGAGGAGGATAGCTCTCTCGTCCACGCCCACGACTACGACAACCGCACTCCGCTCCACGCCGCCTCGCTCCACGGCTGGATCGACGTCGCCAACTGCCTTATTGAGTATGGCGCCGATGTCAACGCCCAAGATCGCTGGAAGAACACC CCTCTGGCTGATGCAGAAGGAGCTAAGAAGCAGACGATGATTGAGCTACTGAAATCGAACGGTGGCTTGTCTTAT GGCCACAACGGGAGCCATTTCGAACCGAAGCCCGTGCCACCCCCTCTTCCCAGCAAGCGTGATTGGGAGATTGAACCGTCCGAGCTCGACTTCACCAACTCACTTACCATTGGGAAG GGATCGTTTGGTGAGATTTTAAAAGCGCATTGGCGTGGAACCCAAGTAGCTGTCAAGCGAATTCGTTCATCTCTTTCTGGTGATAGAATGGTGAT CCAAGACTTCCGGCATGAGGTTGATTTGCTAGTGAAGTTTCATCACCCTAATATAGTCCAATTTCTTGGAGCTGTCACTGAGAAGAAGCCCCTTATGTTAATAACGGAGTATTTAAGAGGG GGTGATCTTCATCAGTACCTCAAGGAAAAGGGTGCACTTAGTCCTACAACAGCAATTAACTTTGCTTTGGATATTGCCAG AGGCATGGCGTATCTTCACAACGAGCCAAATGTTATAGTTCACCGAGACCTAAAACCAAG GAATGTTCTCTTAGTCAATTCCAATGCCGACCATTTAAAAATCGCAGATTTTGGATTAAGCAAGCTTGTCAAGGTTCAGGATTCTCACGATGTATACAAAATGACTGGCGAAACTGGAACTT ACCGCTATATGGCTCCCGAAGTTTTTAAGCACCAGAGATATGATAGGAAGGTTGACGTGTTCTCTTTCGCAATGATACTGTACGAG ATGCTTGAAGGGAAACAACCACTTTCGGATTACGAGGCTTATGAAGCAGCCAAATATGTGGCGAAAGGACACAGGCCTTCGTTTCATGGAAAAGGGCACACCCCTGAACTGAAGGA GTTAATAGAGCAGTGTTGGTCTGCTGACGTGAACCAAAGGCCTTCTTTCTTGGAGATTATCAAAAAGCTTGAGAAGGTAAAGGAAAAAGTTGTACAAGCCGAACATCACTGGCACATATTTAATGCATAA
- the LOC137737852 gene encoding phosphate transporter PHO1 homolog 3 — MKFGKEFSAQMVPEWKDAYMDYDYLKSLLKEIQVCKQRNNPDPPAAATPRSYGLKRRLTLYRAFSGLTKSRHTHQPASPSSASDIESQAILVNSVNENGSESYQTMFLMAAEEGGVQELEYFKRLDDEFNKVDKFYRSKVDEVMKEAAVLNKQMDALIAFRIKVENPQRMFDWSGEMTRLASDVATSTAALAAATPRSARASRRVLAMDAIEESGSNSSGDEEKEDKKGGDVEMKVKKSESGRGTRPAPLDILDQVTMNHMAETPRSTIKGFLNVAPHTELKFSRANLSKVEQQLRGAFIEFYQKLRLLKSYGFLNTLAFSKIMKKYDKVASRDASKSYMNMVDNSYLGSSDEITKLMERVETTFIKHFSNSNRRKGMAVLRPKPRVERHRITFAMGCFAGCTATLILALVLIIRARNIMDNPERSKYMENMFPLYSLFGFIVLHMLMYAGNIYFWRRFRVNYSFIFGFKQGTELGYREVLLLSSGLAMLALASVLANLDMEMDPKTKDYKALTELLPLFLLLLVIVILLCPFNIIYRSSRYFFLVCVFHCICAPLYKVTLPDFFLADQLTSQVQAFRSLPFYICYYGGGDYKVRKTTCRSDDVFKIVTFIVACVPYWSRLLQCIRRLVEEKDPMQGYNGLKYFFTIVAVSMRIAYTHNNDVNWKILAGIFSIVAAIYGTYWDLVVDWGLLQRRSKNRWLRDKLLVPYKSVYFVAMVLNVLLRFAWLQTVLNFNVSFMHTQTMISVVASLEIIRRGIWSFFRLENEHLNNVGKYRAFKSVPLPFNYDEDEGKDE, encoded by the exons ATGAAGTTCGGGAAGGAATTTTCTGCACAAATGGTGCCGGAATGGAAAGACGCATACATGGACTACGACTATCTAAAATCCCTCTTAAAAGAAATTCAAGTCTGCAAGCAAAGAAACAACCCCGACCCACCGGCCGCCGCCACGCCCCGCAGCTACGGCCTAAAGCGGAGGCTCACGTTGTACAGAGCCTTCAGCGGTCTGACAAAAAGTAGGCACACCCACCAGCCCGCCAGCCCGTCTTCCGCCTCCGACATTGAGAGCCAGGCCATTCTTGTCAACTCCGTCAACGAAAACGGCTCTGAGAGCTACCAGACGATGTTTCTGATGGCGGCGGAGGAAGGCGGAGTTCAGGAGCTGGAGTACTTCAAGAGGCTTGACGACGAGTTCAATAAAGTGGACAAGTTTTATAGGTCGAAGGTTGACGAGGTGATGAAGGAAGCTGCGGTTCTTAACAAGCAAATGGACGCTTTGATTGCGTTTCGGATCAAAGTGGAGAACCCTCAGAGAATGTTTGATTGGTCAGGGGAGATGACTCGCCTTGCTTCCGATGTTGCCACGTCTACAGCTGCATTGGCTGCCGCCACCCCACGCAGTGCCAGAGCAAGCA GGCGGGTACTGGCTATGGATGCGATTGAAGAGAGCGGATCAAACAGTTCGGGTGacgaagaaaaagaagacaaaaaggGTGGAGACGTTGAGATGAAAGTGAAGAAGTCGGAGAGCGGGAGAGGCACTAGGCCTGCGCCACTAGATATACTGGACCAAGTGACAATGAATCACATGGCTGAGACGCCGCGTTCCACCATCAAAGGCTTCCTCAACGTGGCTCCACACACGGAGCTCAAGTTCAGCAGGGCTAATCTCAGCAAAGTTGAACAACAGCTCAGGGGCGCTTTCATTGAATTTTACCAGAAGCTTCGGCTTCTGAAGAGCTACGG ATTTTTGAATACGTTGGCTTTCTCAAAGATCATGAAGAAATACGATAAGGTGGCTTCGAGAGATGCATCAAAATCTTACATGAACATGGTGGATAACTCATACCTTGGTAGCTCCGACGAG ATTACAAAGCTTATGGAAAGGGTTGAAACTACGTTCATCAAGCATTTCTCGAACTCCAATCGCCGAAAAGGAATGGCGGTCTTGAGGCCAAAACCGAGGGTAGAAAGACATCGGATAACATTCGCTATGG GTTGCTTTGCTGGCTGCACAGCTACCCTCATATTAGCCCTTGTTTTGATCATTCGTGCTCGAAATATTATGGATAATCCGGAGAGAAGTAAATACATGGAAAACATGTTTCCTCTATACAG CTTGTTCGGATTCATAGTTCTCCACATGCTTATGTATGCCGGAAATATATACTTTTGGCGGCGGTTCAGAGTCAATTACTCTTTCATATTCGGTTTCAAGCAAGGAACCGAGTTGGGATACAGAGAGGTCCTCCTTCTGAGTTCTGGTCTGGCAATGCTAGCACTAGCCTCTGTGCTCGCAAATCTTGACATGGAGATGGACCCGAAAACCAAAGATTACAAAGCGCTAACTGAGCTTCTCCCACTCTTCTTGCTCCTG CTTGTGATTGTGATATTATTATGCCCCTTCAACATCATATATCGCTCGAGTCGCTACTTCTTCCTGGTTTGTGTGTTCCACTGCATCTGTGCTCCTCTCTATAAG GTCACACTCCCGGATTTCTTCTTGGCAGATCAGTTAACTAGCCAGGTGCAAGCCTTTAGAAGTCTGCCATTCTACATTTGCTATTATGGCGGGGGAGACTACAAAGTCAGAAAAACAACTTGCAGATCAGATGACGTCTTCAAAATTGTTACTTTCATCGTGGCGTGCGTTCCATATTGGTCCCGCCTCCTTCAGTGCATCCGCCGTTTGGTTGAAGAGAAAGATCCAATGCAAGGTTACAATGGACTGAAATATTTCTTCACCATCGTAGCTGTCAGCATGAGAATAGCCTACACTCATAACAACGACGTGAACTGGAAAATTCTTGCTGGGATTTTCTCAATTGTTGCAGCTATCTATGGAACATACTGGGATCTTGTCGTGGACTGGGGACTTCTGCAACGCCGCTCCAAGAATCGATGGTTGAGAGACAAACTCTTGGTCCCTTACAAAAGCGTGTACTTCGTAGCCATG GTGTTGAATGTGCTGCTGAGATTTGCCTGGCTGCAGACAGTTTTGAATTTCAATGTCTCCTTCATGCATACACAGACAATGATCTCGGTTGTGGCGAGCTTGGAGATAATTCGTCGAGGGATATGGAGCTTTTTCCGGTTGGAGAACGAGCATCTCAACAATGTCGGAAAGTACAGAGCATTCAAGTCAGTGCCACTGCCCTTCAACTATGATGAAGACGAAGGCAAAGATGAGTAG
- the LOC137738062 gene encoding uncharacterized protein, translating into MDSLSSVKVSPSVVTNPLSPRRCRMPLSSSSLGSLHNRSLCRLSSSSSSSVFGVPCPPYSRRRLVCRSGGGGGAAQEEEDDGDDDGSKQVERALHLDGNIPSSSDEFVKRVSSRAYDMRRHLHQTFDSGSYDVLEANPWRGSSKPVYVLTQRENQLCTMKTRRNRSEVETELGKLFSKGGKWNQAKQPRNETKFQMLVEDIRDGVLVFEDENEAVRYCDLLQGGGKGCEGVAEIEASSVFDVCQKMRAFAVLFRRGISPPLPQSLELNLRARRRSLEDEQNA; encoded by the exons ATGGATTCACTCTCATCGGTAAAAGTGTCGCCCTCCGTAGTCACCAACCCTCTCTCTCCGCGGCGCTGCCGGatgcctctttcttcttcttcgctcGGCAGCTTACACAATCGAAGTCTCTGCCGAttatcctcctcctcctcctcctctgtaTTCGGTGTACCGTGCCCTCCCTATTCTAGAAGGAGGCTCGTGTGCCGGTCCGGCGGTGGCGGTGGAGCTGcgcaggaggaggaggacgacgGCGATGACGACGGAAGTAAGCAGGTGGAGAGAGCGCTTCACCTCGATGGTAATATCCCCTCTTCCTCCGACGAGTTCGTGAAACGCGTGTCGTCTCGTGCTTACGACATGCGCCGCCACCTCCATCAGACCTTCGATTCCGGCAGCTACGATG TATTGGAGGCCAACCCCTGGAGAGGAAGTTCCAAGCCTGTGTATGTATTAACGCAAAGGGAAAACCAGTTGTGCaccatgaaaacccgaagaaATCGCAG TGAAGTTGAAACGGAGCTTGGGAAATTGTTTTCGAAAGGAGGGAAGTGGAACCAAGCGAAACAGCCTAGGAACGAGACAAAGTTCCAGATGCTTGTGGAGGATATTAGGGATGGAGTGCTT GTTTTCGAGGATGAGAACGAAGCTGTAAGGTACTGTGACTTGTTGCAAGGAGGAGGTAAAGGTTGTGAAGGTGTTGCAGAAATAGAGGCCTCATCG GTATTCGACGTCTGCCAGAAAATGCGAGCTTTTGCAGTTCTATTCCGTCGCGGAATAAGCCCTCCTCTGCCTCAAAGCCTGGAGCTCAACCTTCGGGCTCGAAGGCGCTCGCTTGAAGACGAGCAAAACGCGTAA
- the LOC137737047 gene encoding LOW QUALITY PROTEIN: transmembrane emp24 domain-containing protein p24delta9-like (The sequence of the model RefSeq protein was modified relative to this genomic sequence to represent the inferred CDS: deleted 1 base in 1 codon; substituted 1 base at 1 genomic stop codon), translated as MAWPKSKQAXRAQAVKSTQTKDSRFSESDSLPKRTKKKPLSSRFLSESSESQRFFSHASRHSVTAMVGLRLLLATVIAGFLLSTSECLRFELQSGHTKCIVEDIKSSAMTVGKYSVVNPNEGQPMPNSHKLTVRVTSHYGNSYHFSELVESGQFAFVAAEAGDYMACFWAPVFKPETTLTIEFDWKTGVAAKDWSNVAKKGTVDVMELELRKLFDTVTSIHEEMFYLREREGEMQDLNRATNSKMAWLSLLSLIVCLSVAGLQVWHLKTFFEKKKVI; from the exons ATGGCCTGGCCTAAATCTAAGCAGGCCTAAAGAGCCCAAGCTGTA AAATCAACACAAACCAAAGATTCCAGATTTTCCGAGTCCGACTCACTTCCGAAGAGAACGAAGAAAAAACCCCTTTCCTCTCGATTTCTCTCCGAGTCATCCGAGTCGCAGCGTTTTTTTTCCCACGCGAGTCGTCACTCAGTCACAGCAATGGTCGGATTGCGTCTTCTACTTGCTACCGTGATCGCAGGGTTTTTATTGTCTACATCCGAATGTCTGCGGTTCGAGCTGCAATCGGGTCACACGAAATGTATCGTGGAAGATATAAAATCCAGCGCCATGACCGTCGGAAAATACAGCGTCGTCAACCCCAACGAAGGCCAGCCCATGCCCAATTCTCACAAATTGACCGTCCGG gtGACGTCGCACTACGGAAATAGCTATCACTTTTCGGAGCTGGTGGAATCGGGGCAGTTTGCGTTTGTGGCGGCGGAGGCGGGAGATTACATGGCGTGCTTCTGGGCGCCGGTTTTCAAGCCCGAGACGACGTTGACCATCGAATTCGATTGGAAAACCGGCGTCGCCGCCAAAGACTGGTCCAATGTCGCCAAGAAAGGCACCGTTGAC GTCATGGAATTGGAGCTTAGAAAGTTGTTTGATACGGTTACTTCCATTCACGAGGAGATGTTCTATCTCCGCGAAAG GGAAGGAGAGATGCAGGATCTTAACAGAGCGACAAACTCGAAAATGGCCTGGCTGAGCCTTCTTTCGCTTATTGTTTGCTTATCAGTCGCGGGTTTGCAAGTGTGGCACCTGAAGACATTTTTCGAGAAGAAGAAGGTTATATAA
- the LOC137737635 gene encoding rhamnogalacturonan I rhamnosyltransferase 1-like: MEVRSEGGLQVRCEKIPAPVIGRTRLQVWFIRVCSSLFLWTCLVQLVAVGELWHPHLLSNITHRISEITQVPLPAVPSPPPLLPARNYTSNGFLRVSCNGGLNQMRAAICDMVTVARLLNLTLVVPELDKTSFWADPSNFEDIFDLRHFIDSLRDEVRIVRRLPKMFSRKYGHKPLEMPPISWSNEKYYLEQILPLVSKHKVLHFNRTDARLANNWIPLDLQKLRCRVNFQALKFTPEIEALGYKLVHILKERGPFVALHLRYEMDMLAFSGCTHGCTEEEANELKQLRYAYPWWREKEIMSEEKRSQGLCPLTPEESALILQALGFSKDTQIYIAAGEIYGSERRLGPLRAAFPRIVKKETLLAPEELWQFQNHSSQMAALDFIVSVASSTFVPTYDGNMAKLVEGHRRYLGFKKSILLDRKRLVELLDLHLNGTHSWNQFSDAVRSVHEKRMGQPTRRRVIADRPKEEDYFYANPHECLCEETNCDDFSPGNSSEIG, translated from the exons ATGGAGGTTAGATCTGAGGGCGGTTTACAGGTGCGGTGCGAGAAGATTCCGGCGCCGGTGATTGGGCGGACACGGTTGCAGGTGTGGTTCATTCGGGTGTGTTCGAGCTTGTTCCTGTGGACGTGTTTGGTTCAGTTAGTGGCGGTTGGGGAGCTATGGCATCCGCATTTGCTCTCGAATATAACCCATCGGATATCCGAAATCACGCAGGTTCCACTTCCGGCGGTCCCATCGCCGCCGCCTCTTCTCCCCGCCA GAAATTATACAAGTAACGGTTTTCTTAGAGTTTCCTGCAATGGGGGCTTGAATCAAATGCGTGCTGCG ATTTGTGACATGGTCACTGTTGCCCGGCTTTTAAATCTTACGTTGGTTGTTCCAGAGCTCGATAAGACATCTTTCTGGGCTGATCCTAG TAATTTTGAGGATATCTTTGATCTAAGACATTTCATTGATTCACTGCGAGATGAAGTCCGAATTGTCAGACGACTTCCAAAAATGTTTAGTAGAAAATATGGACATAAACCGCTTGAGATGCCTCCTATTAGTTGGTCAAATGAAAAATACTATCTTGAACAG ATATTGCCGCTTGTTAGCAAGCATAAAGTGTTGCACTTTAACAGAACAGATGCACGTTTGGCAAACAATTGGATACCTCTTGATCTTCAGAAACTTAGGTGTCGTGTTAATTTCCAAGCACTGAAATTCACTCCCGAGATTGAGGCTTTAGGGTACAAATTGGTTCATATACTTAAAGAAAGGGGACCTTTTGTAGCTTTGCATCTAAGGTACGAAATGGACATGTTGGCTTTCTCGGGTTGTACTCATGGCTGCACTGAAGAAGAAGCTAACGAGCTCAAACAATTGAG ATATGCATATCCTTggtggagagagaaagagataatGTCTGAAGAGAAGAGATCTCAAGGTTTGTGTCCTCTAACACCCGAGGAGAGTGCATTAATATTGCAAGCCTTGGGGTTTAGTAAGGACACACAAATCTATATAGCAGCTGGTGAGATTTATGGTAGTGAAAGGAGACTTGGTCCGCTACGAGCTGCATTTCCACGGATT GTTAAGAAGGAAACACTTCTTGCTCCGGAGGAGTTGTGGCAGTTTCAGAATCATTCATCTCAAATGGCAGCTCTCGATTTTATAGTTTCGGTTGCTAGTAGTACTTTTGTTCCTACATATGATGGGAATATGGCGAAACTTGTTGAAGGTCACCGAAG GTACCTTGGGTTTAAAAAAAGCATCTTGCTCGACAGGAAAAGACTTGTAGAATTATTGGACTTGCATCTGAATGGGACACATTCGTGGAATCAGTTTTCGGACGCTGTACGTTCCGTTCATGAGAAAAGAATGGGACAACCAACTCGACGCAGAGTCATTGCAGACAGGCCAAAGGAGGAAGATTATTTCTACGCAAATCCTCATGAGTGCCTCTGCGAGGAAACGAATTGTGACGACTTTAGCCCTGGAAACTCAAGCGAAATCGGATGA